Within the Pseudomonas fulva genome, the region TGAGCCATGGGCGGCGGTGGTTGCTGATCGATGGGCCGGCCGTGCTGGCTGGGCCTGCTGCTGTGGCTGGCGGGGCCGATGGCGTGGGCGCAAATGCCGGATGAGTACGTTCTCTACCTGGAGTTGGTGGTCAATGAAATGTCGACCGAGCGCATCGTGCCCGTGACCTACCGGGCCGGCCGTTACTTCATCGACAGCGAGGAGCTGCGCGCCGTCGGGGTTGCGCTGGACGAGACGCTGAGCGGCCCCCAGGACCTGGCTGGCATTGATGGCCTGCAGAGCGAGTATCAGCAGGAACTCCAGCAGCTCAAGCTGACCCTGCCCAGCGACTGGCTGCCCACCCAGACCCTGGGCCGGACCCAGGTTTACGACGGCGTCGAGGCGCAGAGTTCGTTCGGGGCGCTGCTCAATTACGACGTTTATTACAGCGACAGCGATCAGGGCTCGCGCCTGCTCAATGGCTGGCTGGAGCAACGGCTGTTCGGCGGCATGGGGCGCCTGAGCAATACGGGGGTGTACCGCCATGCGTTCGCGGGCGATCCGGCCCAGGGCGACGGCTACCTGCGTTACGACACCTTCTGGCGCTACAACGATCAGCCGCGCATGCTCAGTTACGCCGCCGGTGATCTGGTCACCGGCGCGCTGACCTGGAACCGCGCGGTGCGTATCGGTGGCGTGCAGGTGTCGCGCAATTTCGGCCTGCGCCCTGACCTGATCACCTATCCGCTGCCCAGCTTCAGCGGCGATGCGGCGGTACCCACCTCGGTGGACCTGTTGATCAACAACAGCCGGGTCAGCAGCGAGCGGCTCAACCCGGGGCCGTTCACCATCAGCAGCGTGCCCTTCATCAGCGGCGCCGGCAGCGCCACGGTGGTGACCACCGACGCCCTGGGCCGCCAGGTGGCCACCGAAGTGCCGTTCTACGTGACCAACACCCTGCTGCAGAAAGGCCTGTACGACTATTCGCTGAGTGCCGGCAAGCTGCGCCGCGACTATGGGCTGGAGAGTTTTTCCTACGGCAGACAGGCGGCCAGCGGCACCTTTCGCTACGGCGTCAGTGATGGCTTCACCCTGGAGAGCCATGGCGAGAGCGGCGACGACCTGCGCCTCGGCGGCCTGGGCGGCACCTTGGCGCTGGGTACCTGGGGCACCCTGGGCAGCTCGGTGTCCTACAGCCAGCACGCCGGCCGGCGCGGTCAGCAGCTGAGCCTGGGCTACAGCTATTACTCGTCGCTGTTCGGCCTGGCCATGCAGCGGGTGCAGCGTGACGACGCCTACGCCGACCTCAGCGTGATCAGCGCCCTGCAGAACAGCCGGGGCATCAGCACCCTGGCCAAGACCACCGACCAGGTCACCCTGTCACTGAACCCCCGGCCCATCGGCAACCTGGGCATCGGCTATTTCGCCACCGAGATGCAGGACGGCACCCGCAGTCGGCTGGTCAACCTGTCGTGGTCGCGCAGCCTGCCGGGCAGCAGCAATTTGTTCGTGTCGCTCAACCGGGAGATCGGCCAGCCCGGCTACTCCGCCCTGCTGCAGTGGATGATTCCTTTCGACCTGCGCTCGACCCTGAGCGTGGCGCTGGAGCGCGACCGCAACGGCGGCTACCGGCAGCGCAGCAACTTCGGGCGCAGCGCACCGAGCGACGGCGGCGTGGGCTACAACCTGGCCTATGCCGCCGGCAACGGCGACCCTTACGCCCAGGCGGACATGACCTGGCGCGCCCGGCATGCGCAGTACCAGGCTGGCGTCTACGACGATGCCGGCCAGCGCACCTACTGGGGCGACGTCAGCGGTTCTGTGGTGGCCATGGGCGGTGGCGTGTATGCCAGCAACCGGATCGACGATGCCTTCGTGCTGGTCAGCACCGGCGGCCATGCCGGGGTGCCGGTGAGCTTCGAGCATCAGCGCCTCGGTGAAACCAACGCCCGCGGGCATCTGCTGGTGCCCTGGGTGCCGTCTTACTACCCGGGCCAGTACGCCATCGATCCACTGGGCCTGCCGGCCAATATCCGTACGCCCGAGGTCGAGCGCAGCATCGCCGTGCACGAGGGCAGCGGGGCGATTCTCGATTTCCAACTGCGCCAGGTGGTGGCGGCCAGCATCGTGCTGATCGACAGCCGCGGCGAGGTGTTGCCACGGGGCAGCCAGGCCAGCCTGCAAGGCAGCGAGCGGCAGGCCATCGTCGGCTGGGACGGCCTGGTGTACTTCGAGGGGCTGGCCAAGACCAACGGCTTGCAGGTGGCGCTGCCGGATGGCGGGCAGTGCCGTGCCAGCTTCGAACTGGACAATCTTGACGAGGAGATCGCCTTGGTGGGGCCACTGACATGTCGCTGAACCACGCGCGGGCGACCCTGATACTGCTGGCGCTGCTGCTGGCGCCAGCGCTGGCCACGGCGAACTGTACCGCGCCCGGCTCCACGGTCTCGCTGGGTAGCACCAACTCCCTGAGCCTAATCACCACGGCGCCCCAGGCCGCCGGCAGTGGCGGTATCTCCTGTACCGGCAGCCTGACGCTGCTGGCCAACAATTTCACCCGTGTCACCCTCAATACCACGCCGGTGCTGGCTCGCGACGGCCGGCAGATCCCGCTGCAGGTGTTTACCAATACCGGCTACACCAATGCCCTGCAGCCAGGCCAGCCGGTGATTCTCAACGCTGCGACCCTGCTGGCCCTGGGCGGCAGTGGCGCCAGCGTGCCGCTGTATTTTCGCACCGCCACGGGGGCTAACGTGCCGGCCGGTACCTACACCGCGACCCTCAGCCTGACCTGGCAATACGCCGTCTGCACGGGCGTCAGCGCTGTCGGCGTCTGCACCGGGTGGAGTCGCAGCCCCGGCACCTCGTTGCCCAACTGCAACCTGCTGAACTGTTCGCAACCGAGCACCTGGGGCGCCGGCAGCACGGTCACGGTGACCGTCAACCTGGTGGTCAGCAAGGCCTGCGTGATCAGCAGCAGCGAACTGCTGATGGACTTCGGCACCCAGGCACTGGTCAGCCAGTTCGCGCCGGTCACCCGCAGCGTCGGCGTCACCTGCACCAATACCGAGGGCTACACGGTGGGCTTCGACAACGGCCAGAACTACCAGGCGCCGTGGCGGCGGATGGTCAGCGGCAGCAGCTTTCTCGGCTACAACCTGTACTTCCCTGACACCAGCACGGTGTGGACCAGCAGCCAGACCCTGCCGATGGTCGGCACCGGCCTGCTGCAGAGCATTCCCTTCCAGGGCATCATCAACCCCGCCCAGGGCAACGTGCCGGCCGGCACCTACACGGACAACGTGACGGTGATCATCCAGTATTGAGCAGGTATGCTGCGGCCTCGATTCCATGCTTGCCGGAGGGGCGATGAGCCTGCAGCGCTACACCCATTGGGTTTTCGACATGGACGGCACCCTGACCATTGCCGTGCACGATTTCGCCGCCATCCGTGTGGCGCTGGACATTCCACCCGAAGACGACATCCTCCATCACCTGGCCGCCCTGCCGCCCGAGGTATCGAAGGCCAAGCACGCCTGGTTGCTGGAGCATGAGCGTGAGCTGGCCATCGCCTCACGCCCGGCCGCTGGTGCCGTGGCCCTGGTGCGTGGCCTGCATGCCCGCGGCCTGCGCCTGGGCATCCTCACCCGCAATGCCCGGGAGCTGGCGCTGCTGACCCTGCAGGCCATCGGCCTCGACGATTGCTTCGTGCCGGACGACATCCTCGGCCGCGACGAGGCACCGCCCAAACCCGACCCCGGTGGCCTGCTGCACCTGGCCGATCGCTGGCAGGTCGCAACCCGGGACATGGTGATGGTCGGTGACCACCGCCACGACCTGGCCTGTGGCCGTGCGGCCGGTACCGCCACGGTGCTGGTCAACCTGCCGAGCAATCCCTGGCCGGAGCTGAGCGATCATTTCGTCGCCGATTGCGCGGCCCTTCAGCGGCTGGCTCTGGGGGCCGCGGCGGGCTGACAGCAATTGCTGCCAGCCTGCAGATCTTCAAGGATCGGGCAGTCGGGGCGGTGGTCGCCCTGGCAGTGGTCGACCAGGGTCTGCAGGGTATCGCGCAGGGCTTCGAGCTCGGCGATCTTGCCGTTGAGCGCCTCGATATGCTCCACCGCCAGGGCCTTCACATCGGCGCTGGCGCGCTCGCGGTCGTGCCACAGGGCCAGCAGCCGGCCCGACTCGGCGAGCGAAAAGCCCAGGTCGCGGGCGCGGCGGATGAAGCGCAGGCGCTGCAGATCGTCCTCGCCGTACTGGCGATAGCCGCTTTCGCTGCGCCCGGCGCTGGGCAGCAGGCCGATGGCCTCGTAGTAGCGGATCATCTTGGCGCTGAGCCCGGTGTGCTTGGCGGCCTGACCGATATTCATCGCGTTATTCCTCGAGATGGCGGGGGCGCCAGGTTTTCAGCAACAGGGCATTGCTCACCACGCTGACGCTCGACAGCGCCATGGCGGCGCCGGCGAAGATCGGGTCGAGCAGCCCGAACGCTGCCAGGGGAATGCCCACCAGGTTGTAGATGAACGCCCAGAACAGGTTCTGGCGGATCTTCGCGTAGGTACGCCGGGCGATATCCAGGGCCGCGGGCACCAGCCGCGGGTCGCCGCGCATCAGGGTGATACCGGCCGCCTGCATGGCCACGTCGGTGCCGCCGCCCATGGCGATGCCGACATCCGCTGCGGCCAGGGCGGGAGCATCGTTGATGCCGTCACCGACCATGGCCACCACGCCCTGTCCTTTCAGTTCGCTGACGATACGCGCCTTGTCCGCCGGCAACACCTGGGCATTTACCGAGTGGATGCCCAGTTGGCGGGCGACCGCCTGCGCGCTGCCCTGGTTGTCGCCACTGATGAGATGGCTGTCGATCTGCCGCGCTTCGAGGGCCGCGATCGCTTCACGGGCGCCGTCCTTCAGGGTGTCGCCGAAGGCGAACAACGCCAGCACCCGCGGCGTTTCGCCCTGTTCGATCAACCAGGACAGGGTACGGCCCTCGGCCTCCCGGTCGCGGGCCGCAGCGGCCAGCTCGGCGGGTTCGGCGGCGCCGCTCGCCTCCAGCAGACGACGATTGCCGAGCTGCAGCGCGCGCCCCTCCACCTGCCCGGCGATGCCGCGGCCGGCCAGGGCCTGACTGGCGCCGAGCGAGGCCAGCGCCAGCCCGGCCTCCTGGCAGCCCAGCAGCACCGCCCTGGCCAGGGGGTGCTCGCTGCCTTGCTGCAGCGTACCGGCCAGACGCAGCGCTTCGCGATCATCGATTTCGACGCTATGCAGCTGGGCGATGCGCGGTGTGCCGGAGGTCAGGGTGCCGGTCTTGTCGAAGGCCACCATGCGCACGTCATGGGCGACTTCCAGGGCTTCGGCATCCTTGATCAGGATGCCGTGCCGGGCGGCCACGCCGGTACCGGCCATGATCGCCGTGGGCGTGGCCAGACCCAGGGCACAGGGGCAGGCGATCACCAGTACGGCCACGGCATTGAGCAGTGCCTGCTCGATACCGGCACCCAGGGCCAGCCAGGTGATCAGGGTCAGCAGGGCGACCAGCAGCACCACCGGCACGAACACCTGGCTGACCCGATCCACCAGCTTCTGGATCGGCGCCTTGGCTGCCTGGGCGTCCTCGACCAGGCGGATGATGCGCGACAGTACGGTTTCCGCACCCAGGGCCGTGGTCTCGATCAGCAGGCGGCCTTCGCCGTTGATCGCCCCGGCCGTCACCCGGTCACCCGGTGCCTTGGCCTGGGGCAGGCTCTCGCCGCTGATCAGCGCCTCGTCGGCGTGACTGTTGCCTTCCAGCACCTTGCCATCGACCGCGAAGCGCTCGCCGGGCCTGACCACGATCTTGTCACCGATGCTCAGCGCGCTGATCGCCACCTGCCGTTCGACGCCCTCGTGCAAGCGCGTGGCTTGCTCGGGGCGCAGCGCCTGCAAGGCGCGAATCGCGCCGGTGGTCTGGCGCTTGGCGCGGCTCTCCAGGTACTTGCCGAGCAGGATCAGGGCGATGATCACCGCCGACGCCTCGAAGTACAGGTGCGGCGTGTGCCCGGCCGGGGTGATCGCCCATTGGTAGAGGCTCAGGCCATACCCGGCGCTGGTACCCAGGGCGACCAGCTGGTCCATATTGCCGGCGCCGCTGCGCAGCGCGCGCCAGGCCGCGCGGTAGAAGCGCGCACCGAGCGCGAACTGCACCGGGGTGGCCAGCAGGAACTGCGCCCAGGCTGGCAGCATCAGGTGCACGCCAAAGGGGGCCAGCAGCATCGGCAGCACCAGCGGGGCTGCCAGCAGCAAGGCCAGCGCCAGGCGCCAGCGCTCGGCGTGCAGCGGGCGCTCGTCCTTCACGGCAGTGACTGCCACGGGGCTGGCCAGGTAGCCCGCCGCCTCGACCGCCTCCAGCAGGGCCTGGGTATCGGTACCGGGCAGCACCTGCAGCCGGGCGCGTTCCGTCGCCAGGTTGACGCTGACCGAGAGCACCCCGGGCTGTCTGCCCAGGGCACGCTCGACGCGGCCCACGCAACTGGCGCAGGTCATGCCGGCGATGGCCAGGTCCAGGGTCTGCCCCGGCACTTCATAGCCGGCCTTCTCCACGGCGGCCACCAGCGCCGGCAGTTGCTCGGCAGGCGCCTGCACCCGGGCCCGCTCGCTGGCCAGGTTGACGTGGGCGTCGCTGACCTGCGCCACGCTGCGCAGGGCGCGCTCGACCCGGCCGGCGCAGCTGGCGCAGGTCATGCCGCTGATCGGCAGATCGAAAGTAGGCATGCTTTGCCTCCGTGATTCCAGTCAGATGCCCTCAGGATCAACCTTGCCACATGGGCAAGGTCAAGCCCCGGGTCGTTCGATCGGGATCACTGGCTGGAGGGCGCAGGAGTCAGGTAGGGCCCGGAAGGGCTCAGGCCGATGCGGTAGCGGCGGATCTCGCCGGCAGTCAGGCTCAAGCGCTGGCTGTCGAGTGGCGTGATACCGGCCTGGCAGCTTTCGGTGCCGATCATGCCCAGGCGAACCGATACCTCGCCGGGCGGCAGGTTGAACGATACCGACTGCCCCTGGAACAGGCGGGCGGCGAGCTGGTCCTGCAGGTACACGCCGAACTCGCACGGCGAGGCCACCTCCAGGCGTTCACGGGAAATGATCAGCACGGCATAGCCATCGCCCATGGTGGTGTGCGACGGCAGCACCTGGGCAAGCGCCGGCAGGGGTAGGGCGAGAAACAGTGAGAACAGCAGGCGCATCATGGTCAGACCATAGGAAGGTTGAGTGATCTGAGCTTGGCTGAGGTTGGCGGGTTCAACAAGCACTCTGTTGACCTTGCCCCGCTGGCAAGCTCGATACTCACCCACACCCCAATCGATGCCCATGGGCAGAGGAGATGACGATGCAGGTATTCAAGGTGGACGGCATGACGTGTGCACATTGCGAACGGGCGATCACCGGCGCCGTACAGGCGATCGATGCCGCGGCGCAGGTGCAGGTCGATCTAGCGGCCGGTGAGGTGAGGGTGCAGACCACCCACCCGGTGGATCAGGTGCTCGAAGCGATCATCAACGAGGGTTACAAGGCCGAGGCCGTGCCGGCGGCTAAGACCAGTCACTGATCAGGCCGCGAAACAGCCCGTCGATCATCACCGGCCCGTCGTGCTTGGGGTCGAACAGGCTGTTGTCGCGCAGCCAGTCGCTGAGCATGCCGACGATCAGCGCGTGCAGGGTACGGGCGGCAAGGCGCGGGGTCATGCCTGGTCGCAGGCGGTTGTGGGTGGCGGGCTGAGCGAATATCGTCTCGCACAGGGCGATGAACTGGTTGATGAACGCCTCGTGGCGTTCTTCGGCCTCGCGCAGTTCCTCGGTGAATTCGCAGCGGTGCAACAGGATGGTGAAGATCCGCCGCTTCTGCTCGTCCTCGGCGATCCCGGCGATGCCCTCCACGCACAGCGTGTGCAGTGATTGCAGGCCGTTTCCCTGGGCGTCTTCGAGCAGCCGGCTGGCCAGTTGCTCGGGTGGCAGGCGGACCTGGCTGAGCATGTCATGGAACAGATGGGCCTTGTTCTGGAAGTGCCAGTACACCGCGCCGCGGGTCACGCCGGCGTGCTTGGCGATATGTTCCAGGCTGGTATGGGCTACCCCTTTCTCCAGAAACAGAATTTCGGCAGATGCCAGGATGGAGGTGCGGGTCTGTTCCGCTTGTTCTTTGGTTCGGCGCATACGACATGGATCGATCGGTTCAGGAAGCTGCGAGTGTAATTATTTTTCCTAGCGGATGTTTGTTTTACAGACGAACTTGTATGTAATTGTCGGCGTCCACTTCTTTCAAGGCCTTACCCTCGCTCCTGCCCGAGGGGACACCTGTCGAGTACTCTGCCAATGCCGCTTCGCCTGCTACTGATCCTCGGCGCCCTCAGCGCCTTCGGCCCGCTGGCCATCGATTTCTACCTGCCCAGCTTTCCCGCGCTGGCGCTGGCGTTCGCTACCGATACCGAACATGTACAGCTTTCGCTGGCTTCCTATTTCGCCGGCTTGGCCATCGGGCAATTGGTCTACGGGCCCCTGGCCGACCGCTTCGGCCGGCGCATGCCGCTGCTGGTCGGGGTCTCGCTGTTTACCCTGGCGTCCCTGGCCTGCGCCGTGGCGCCAAGCCTGGAATGGCTGATCGCTGCCCGTTTCGTCCAGGCCCTGGGGGGCTGCGCCGGCATGGTGATTTCCCGCGCCGTGGTGCGCGACCTGTGCGACCCGATCAGTTCTGCCAAGGTGTTCTCGCAACTGATGCTGGTGATGGGCCTGGCGCCGATTCTCGCACCCGTAGGCGGTGGCTTGCTGCTGAACCTGTTCGGCTGGCCGTCGATCTTCGTCTGCCTGACGCTGTTCAGCGCCGCCTGCCTGTTCGCTCTCGCCCGGTGGCTGCCGGAAACCCTGAATCCGGCCATTCAGCCGCCGCCCTTGAGCGGCGCCCTAAGGGAGTACCGGCGCCTGTTCAGCGACCTGCCTTTCATCGGCCATGCCCTGACCGGCGGCCTGGCGATTGCCGGCATGTTCGCCTACATCGCCGGCTCGCCCTTCGTGTTCATCGAACTCTACGGTGTACCGGCCGAGCACTATGGCTGGCTGTTCGGCACCAATGCCGCCGGCTTCATTCTGGCCGCCCAGGTCAATGCCTGGCTGGTGTCGCGCCACGGACCCGCCTACTGGGCCAGGCGTATCGTCTGGTTCTACCTGGCCTGTGGAACCGGGCTGCTGGTGTTGGCTTGGCTAGGCCCACAGGCCCTGTGGCCGCTGATGCTGCCGTTGTTCGGCTGCATCGCCTCGTTGGGCATTCTGCTGCCCAACACCTCTGCGTGCGCAATGGCCGGCCAGGGTCGCCACGCCGGCAGCGCATCGGCGCTGATGGGCAGCCTGCAGTTCACCATCGCGGCGAGCGCCGCCTCCATGGTGGGGGTGCTGCATGATGGCAGCGCCGTGCCCATGGCGCTGGTCATCTTCAGTTGCGGCGTCCTGGCAGCGGGGGCCTCGCGCTTCACGCGCTGGGCGGAGCGGCGCGCCGGCCACCCGAGCGGCTGAGGCTCAGCTGGCCAGACGCTGCCCGGTGGGCAGCGGGTGCGGGGCTTGCATCCCGGCCTCGAGCGTCGCCACGAACCGACGTGCTTCTCCTTCGCTGCGAAAGCTGACCGGGTGCTTGCCCAGGCACACCTGTCAACAGGTGCCGCTAGGCCTTGCGACGCCCGGATGTGGATGTCCATCGACCTGTCCGCGCGTGGAGCGTGGAGACAGCCTAGCCATCACCCGTGTAACTGCCATGACGCCGCTCAATACGCGATCGAAGCCCCCAGTACTTTTCAGCGGGCAAAAAAAGACCCGGCAAAGTGCCGGGTCAATAACCGTGATTAGCCTGATGAGGAGATAACCTGAAGAGTCCGACCTAGGGCTCTTGAGCTTATCGACCGATCTCGCGATCAGCTGATGCAAATAATAGCAATTCTCATTACATAGTCAACCGTCCGTTGGAAATTATTTCTGCCGATCGTCGCCATAGCCATTTGCGGGCTGCTGAAACGCAGAACCCGGCACAGGGCCGGGTTCTCGGTTGACGCCACACGCGTCAACCCGGCTGGCGCAGGCCGGTGATTTCCTTGTTGAGCAGGTCGATGCGCCTGGCCATGCTCTCCACCAGGCTGTGGGCAATGCGCGGGTTGCTTTCCATCAGGCTGAGGAACTGGTCCTTGGGAATCACCATGACCGTACAGGCCTGGCTGGCCAGCACCGTGGCGCTGCGTTTCTCATGGGTGAACACGGCCATGGCGCCGAAGATTTCGTCCTTCTGCACGTCGCCGACCTTCACGCCATCGACGAACGCCTCGGCGTGGCCGTCGATGATGATGAACACGTGGTCGGCCTCGTCGCCCTGGTTGATCAGCGCATCGCCCTTGGCGAAATGCTTGAAACCGGTGGAAGGGCGGATCTCGGGCTGCTTGATTCGCGCCAGGGCATCGGACAGCAGTGCGGTGTGCCCCACCAGGTACTGAATGAACAGTTCCTGGCGCGGCTCGCTGGCGTAGATGTGCTTGAACACGTCGCTGCGCGAATAGGGGATCAGGGTCAGCGGCTCGTCGCTGGTGTAGCGGCAGCTCGGCAGGTCGATGCCCTGCCGCAGCCCGACCAGATCGCCTTCCTGCAGGTAGAACAGCGGGCGTTCGTCGACCAGTGCGTGCAGCAGGCCGTTGTCGATGATGAACAGCTGGTTGCTGGGCAGGTCGCCCGCCAGGTTTTCGCTGCGCTCGATCTGCAGCGGCTCACCGCAGGGGCCGAGCCCGTCGAGTAGTTTCCCGGGGATGCTCTGCAAGCGGCTGATCAGTTGGTCGGCGTAGGCCGGTTGTTCCCCGAGTAGATACATGGTGGTTCCTTGGGCTGCTCATGCTGGGTGCGCACGAAAATCCCTGAAACGATAATACTCGCCGCGCTCCAGGTAAATCGGTCTCGTCGGGGCTTGTGAACCAGCGCCTGTTCCAGGGCTCGTGCGGCCCATGGCACCGCCGTCGAGGCGGCGATCAAGCGGCTGCTCGCAGCCGGGCTCAGCCATCGTTGGCGGCGGCTTCCAGCTGCAGGTTCAGGCTCTCCTTGCGCGTCTGGGAGAGCTCGCTCCAGTGCACGTCGAGCAGCGCCCCTTCGATGGAATAGAGCAGTACCTTGGAGGCCCTGAAGCCGCGGGCCCGTACCGCCCGATAGGCCTCGACGGCACCGTGCCTGCGCAAATCGCTGGCACTGTGGATGCCCACCGCATGCAGCCACTGTGACGAGGTCTTGCCAAGGTTCTTGAGGGTCTGCAGTTCGTCGTTCACGCCATCTCCTCCTGCCGCCATCTGGGCAGCGCTCCCCTTGGCCATGGTCAGAACAGTGTAGTGCTGACTGGCGGTGCCGCCGGGGCGTCGCGTTACAGGCTGCTACAGGTGACTGGGGTGGGTGCGATAGCGCAGGCGGGTGCCGAAGTTCATCGACATGAGGATTTCGTCCGCGCTGAGCTCGACCGGGAAATAGGCGCCCGATATCTGCGCATGGGCGATGCTCGCGCCCTCGAGCTGGGCGCTGCGAAAGTCCACGCCGCGCAGGTCGGCGCCGCGAAAATAGGCGTCGGTGAAGTCGATGCCCTCGGCATCCAGGCTGCGCAGGTCGAGGCCGCGGAAGTCGCCGCCGCGCAGGTCGATGGGTTCGCCCTGGGGCCGCTGCTGGTTGAAGGCAGCGACGTCGTCATTGTGCAGCAGTCGGTAGAGCGGGGTGTCCAGCTGGCGCGGTTGGCTCATGGTGGCAGTCGTCCGGGGGAGGCTTACTGCCAGTATAGAAGAGCTTTGTCACGCCGCTGGCCGGCCGTCAGAGGCTGGGGAAGCGCTGGCGCACCGCGCTGACCAGTTCGGCCAGGCTGGCGGCGTCCGGGGTGTCCACGCGCTTGCAGTAGGGCAGTTCGGCCTCCTCCAGCGGATCCTGGCCGGCGCGCTGCGCCTCGATGACCGCCAGGGTCGCATCGGACGGGTCGCTGCCTTCCTGCCGGCGCTGTTGCAGCCAGCTGGCAAGGACCGAGTCCGGCGCGTGGCAGTCGATGATCAGGAAGGGCACGCCGGTTTCGTCGGCGATGCGTTGCGCCGCCTGGCGCTGCGGGCGTTTGAGGAAGGTGGCGTCGAGCACCACCGGATAGCCGGCGTGCAGGGCCAGATCGGCCAGGGCGTTCAAGCGCTGGTAAACGGTATCGCTGGCATCCTGGCTGTAGATGCCGGCATTCAGTTCGCTGGCGGTCTGCTCGCCCAGCAGGCGTTTGCGCTCGACGTCGGAACGGATGCGAATCGCTCCGAGGGCCTCCACCAGGCGCAGCGCGACCTGGCTCTTGCCAACCGCCGATACGCCGCGGGTGATCGCCAGCAGGGGGGAGGGGATGGCGCTGTAGCTTTCGGCCAGGCTGGCGTAGGCGCGGTACTGACGCAGGATCACCGCGCGCTGCACGGCATCCTGCTCCTGGCCGAGGCGGAACAGCGCGACCTTGGCGCGAACCAGGGCGCGGTGCGTCTTGTAGAGGTTGAACAGCTTGAGCGAGCCGTAGTCGCCGGTGTGTTCCAGCCAGCTGTTGAGTAGGCGGCGCGCCAGGCACTTGAGACCGCGGTCTTCCAGGTCCATGACCAGAAAGGCGGTATCCAGGGCGATATCGGTGAAGCGGAAGGGCTCGTTGAATTCGATGCAGTCGAACAGCGTGGCGCGACCGTCCAGCAAGGTCGCGTTGCCCAGGTGAATGTCGCCATG harbors:
- a CDS encoding pentapeptide repeat-containing protein, producing MSQPRQLDTPLYRLLHNDDVAAFNQQRPQGEPIDLRGGDFRGLDLRSLDAEGIDFTDAYFRGADLRGVDFRSAQLEGASIAHAQISGAYFPVELSADEILMSMNFGTRLRYRTHPSHL
- a CDS encoding Crp/Fnr family transcriptional regulator, yielding MYLLGEQPAYADQLISRLQSIPGKLLDGLGPCGEPLQIERSENLAGDLPSNQLFIIDNGLLHALVDERPLFYLQEGDLVGLRQGIDLPSCRYTSDEPLTLIPYSRSDVFKHIYASEPRQELFIQYLVGHTALLSDALARIKQPEIRPSTGFKHFAKGDALINQGDEADHVFIIIDGHAEAFVDGVKVGDVQKDEIFGAMAVFTHEKRSATVLASQACTVMVIPKDQFLSLMESNPRIAHSLVESMARRIDLLNKEITGLRQPG
- a CDS encoding TfoX/Sxy family protein, whose product is MNDELQTLKNLGKTSSQWLHAVGIHSASDLRRHGAVEAYRAVRARGFRASKVLLYSIEGALLDVHWSELSQTRKESLNLQLEAAANDG
- a CDS encoding AAA family ATPase — encoded protein: MSQALITALQNPALYPHPVDGFRVIETHISWVVLTGPYAYKIKKPVDFGFLDFTSLAARKHFCEEELRLNQRLTEDLYLEVLPIGGSPEAPQIGSDAAVFEYALKMRQFPQEQLLAQVQARGELNEGHIDALAKQIADFHRDTPVVAADHALCNATAIVAPLRQNFEQIRPMLSDKADLQQLDALQAWTETSLERLWPDLEARARDGFIRECHGDIHLGNATLLDGRATLFDCIEFNEPFRFTDIALDTAFLVMDLEDRGLKCLARRLLNSWLEHTGDYGSLKLFNLYKTHRALVRAKVALFRLGQEQDAVQRAVILRQYRAYASLAESYSAIPSPLLAITRGVSAVGKSQVALRLVEALGAIRIRSDVERKRLLGEQTASELNAGIYSQDASDTVYQRLNALADLALHAGYPVVLDATFLKRPQRQAAQRIADETGVPFLIIDCHAPDSVLASWLQQRRQEGSDPSDATLAVIEAQRAGQDPLEEAELPYCKRVDTPDAASLAELVSAVRQRFPSL
- a CDS encoding multidrug effflux MFS transporter, which encodes MPLRLLLILGALSAFGPLAIDFYLPSFPALALAFATDTEHVQLSLASYFAGLAIGQLVYGPLADRFGRRMPLLVGVSLFTLASLACAVAPSLEWLIAARFVQALGGCAGMVISRAVVRDLCDPISSAKVFSQLMLVMGLAPILAPVGGGLLLNLFGWPSIFVCLTLFSAACLFALARWLPETLNPAIQPPPLSGALREYRRLFSDLPFIGHALTGGLAIAGMFAYIAGSPFVFIELYGVPAEHYGWLFGTNAAGFILAAQVNAWLVSRHGPAYWARRIVWFYLACGTGLLVLAWLGPQALWPLMLPLFGCIASLGILLPNTSACAMAGQGRHAGSASALMGSLQFTIAASAASMVGVLHDGSAVPMALVIFSCGVLAAGASRFTRWAERRAGHPSG